A single Denticeps clupeoides chromosome 7, fDenClu1.1, whole genome shotgun sequence DNA region contains:
- the pik3r6b gene encoding phosphoinositide 3-kinase regulatory subunit 6: MQAAGHAVSSAMESSMCRTVLAMLRELEPSGDSATVTSRGMLRWTLSNKVENSPALCVSLVRVLVKELERAERCGYKAHIIPLVHTLAYTVLQSVHVPEDLTKRVYGCIKKLLILPEPYCTVGLHYARLISMEITTPGLHYHRRLITEHCIKNDSWALQEKVFVFADPAVFPEPLLAAAKADVEFTGLNYDTKDFKCKAVLHTLQAMLGRQCHGPNLAEALEVCGEDINGYFQEVVAITEQSAQCADPKSSNCRARMQQIYSDIMIAANKDPSSQGPLCGVPLPGPGISFHSWTQDEDIWNELANFALMISPTERSSLCADEEAEDHERKTSVTSTDSGIEGDLLASDFNGLTLDSSGVALPLEHRASMAFPRWTCVRRPKAADRIALVRESVRGSNQDHTFITEGQNLTAHVVVMGDDQTLGRLARTFHSIRKRETRHIFLTKRLKLELYYIPVISESAVTTAVEENTSTEMGKMTLARFLGNVDPWYDCTVNGLGSMVLKLAQMRRSCNDSSQSSSFLVDIISYYVRTGFQPVHIPIYSIKISFSRLSACPVEDLFVSHVQIEFKMHKTATLKYTRSICQKVLTQEIGGPVISVNYRKASLSKREKDVVMSLRTRGICISAVPPNGQKNFDSLSVRFSEIIPGTNRMDTIRTGSISIRALEKHNFTLCLDKDSRKTFKDVQRIEISQALDPGCCLHSSKSRHVLHDKEASLSKYMSKSLKLPINTFSGIIP; encoded by the exons ATGCAAGCTGCAG gCCATGCTGTGTCCTCCGCCATGGAATCGAGCATGTGCCGCACCGTCCTGGCCATGCTCAGAGAACTTGAACCAAGCGGCGACTCGGCCACCGTCACCAGCAGAG GAATGCTGAGGTGGACGCTGAGCAACAAGGTGGAGAACAGCCCGGCCCTGTGTGTCTCGCTAGTGCGGGTTCTTGTGAAGGAACTGGAGCGG GCCGAGCGATGTGGCTATAAGGCTCACATCATCCCGCTGGTCCACACTCTGGCTTACACAGTCCTCCAG TCCGTGCATGTGCCGGAGGACCTGACCAAGAGAGTGTATGGCTGCATCAAAAAGCTGCTAATCCTCCCCGAGCCGTACTGCACTGTAGGCCTGCACTACGCCCGACTCATTTCCATGGAAATCACTACACCAG GTCTGCACTATCACCGGAGGCTCATCACCGAACACTGTATAAAGAACGACAGCTGGGCCCTTCAGGAAAA GGTCTTTGTATTTGCagaccctgctgtgttccctgAACCACTTTTGGCTGCTGCAAAGGCAGACGTTGAGTTCACCGGCCTGAACTACGACACCAAGGATTTCAAGTGTAAAGCTGTGTTGCACACGCTGCAGGCGATGTTGGGGAGGCAATGTCATGGTCCCAACCTTGCAGAAGCCCTGGAG GTCTGTGGTGAAGATATAAATGGGTACTTCCAGGAAGTGGTGGCcatcactgagcaaagcgcacAGTGTGCCGACCCCAAAAGCAGTAATTGCAGAGCCAGGATGCAACAGATCTACAGTGACATCATGATAGCTGCCAATAAAG ACCCATCATCCCAGGGTCCACTATGTGGGGTTCCACTGCCAGGCCCTGGGATTAGTTTCCATAGCTGGACACAAGACGAGGATATTT GGAATGAGCTGGCGAACTTCGCCCTGATGATCAGCCCAACTGAGCGCAGCTCACTATGTGCAGATGAGGAAGCGGAGGATCATGAGAGAAAGACCTCTGTCACATCCACCGACAGTGGGATTGAGGGGGACCTGCTTGCGAGTGACTTCAACGGACTCACCCTGGACTCTTCGGGTGTAGCCCTGCCCCTGGAGCACAGGGCCTCCATGGCCTTTCCCCGCTGGACTTGTGTGAGGAGACCAAAGGCTGCTGACAGAATAGCGTTGGTCAGGGAGTCTGTGAGGGGCAGTAATCAAGACCACACCTTTATAACAGAGGGGCAAAATCTCACTGCACATGTGGTGGTGATGGGAGATGACCAAACACTGGGCAGACTCGCCAGGACATTTCATTCAATACG AAAAAGGGAGACCAGACATATTTTCCTGACAAAAAGACTAAAACTGGAGCTCTATTACATTCCTGTCATAAGTGAGTCTGCTGTGACAACAGCGGTTGAG GAAAACACATCAACAGAGATGGGGAAAATGACTTTGGCCAGGTTCTTGGGAAACGTTGACCCTTGGTATGACTGCACTGTAAACGGTCTTGGATCCATGGTTCTGAAACTGGCACAGATG CGGCGTAGCTGCAATGATTCGTCGCAGTCCAGTTCCTTCTTGGTTGACATAATTTCATATTATGTTCGAACTGGCTTCCAGCCGGTTCACATACCCATCTACTCTATAAAG ATTTCTTTTTCTAGGCTGAGTGCATGCCCTGTAGAAGACCTCTTTGTGTCCCACGTACAAATTGAGttcaaaatgcataaaacagcAACACTGAAATATACAA GATCCATTTGTCAAAAGGTGCTAACACAGGAAATAGGTGGACCTGTCATTTCTGTCAATTACAGAAAA GCTTCTttgagcaagagagagaaagacgtTGTCATGTCTCTGAGGACGAGGGGCATATGCATTAGTGCAGTGCCCCCCAATGGACAAAAGA ATTTTGACAGCCTTTCTGTGCGTTTCAGTGAGATTATTCCAGGAACAAACAGG atGGACACTATCAGGACAGGCAGCATCAGCATACGAGCTCTAGAGAAACATAACTTCACTCTCTGCCTTGACAAAGACTCACGCAAGACTTTCAAAGATGTCCAAAG aatTGAAATCAGTCAAGCTTTAGATCCTGGGTGCTGTCTGCACAGCTCTAAGTCCAGGCATGTCTTACATGACAAAGAAGCATCTCTGAGCAAGTACATGAGCAAGTCTTTGAAGCTGCCAATCAACACATTCTCAGGGATCATACCGTAA